Proteins from a single region of Kluyveromyces lactis strain NRRL Y-1140 chromosome A complete sequence:
- the HIS2 gene encoding histidinol-phosphatase (similar to uniprot|P38635 Saccharomyces cerevisiae YFR025C HIS2 Histidinolphosphatase catalyzes the eighth step in histidine biosynthesis mutations cause histidine auxotrophy and sensitivity to Cu Co and Ni salts transcription is regulated by general amino acid control) yields the protein MYSHHSHSGDYVAHGVDPLEDIITEVKRRKFHTWCMTEHMPRLELELLYPEEKTNESSTEEDLKILVKKFEAYMIHAKRIKDRETASENGLHILIGFEIEGCDLEHMRYANELLRRNNNVLQFMVGSVHHVHNIPIDFNQEKWNEALKVSGNNLRQLLYDYFTIQRKMLETTQPLVVGHFDLIRLFLPDDMRVDLESGQVLSEGGTLVKDLESVMTQWSDVKQLIVESLKYVVSYGGVVEINSAGLRKGKVDPYPHRDIVNLSKEVTPSIRYVTSDDAHGVSQIAVCYDEMLNYIENVVQLKQISYLEEQDDGNIQIKDIFVEEVKRSEFWSIK from the coding sequence ATGTACTCACATCACTCTCATTCCGGAGACTATGTTGCTCACGGTGTAGATCCATTAGAGGATATCATTACTGAAGTCAAGAGACGCAAGTTTCACACATGGTGCATGACGGAGCATATGCCCCGGTTAGAACTGGAATTACTGTACCCTGAGGAGAAGACTAATGAAAGTTCCACTGAAGAGGATTTGAAGATCCTTGTAAAGAAATTCGAGGCGTATATGATTCACGCTAAAAGGATTAAAGATAGAGAAACCGCCAGTGAGAACGGTTTACATATCTTGattggatttgaaattgaaggtTGTGACTTGGAACATATGCGGTATGCGAATGAACTGCTAAGGAGGAATAATAATGTACTGCAGTTTATGGTAGGATCTGTTCACCATGTTCACAATATCCCAATTGATTTTAATCAAGAAAAGTGGAACGAAGCGTTGAAGGTTAGTGGGAACAACCTTAGACAGTTGTTATATGATTATTTTACAATTCAAAGGAAGATGTTGGAAACGACGCAGCCATTAGTCGTTGGTCATTTTGATTTAATACGGTTATTTTTGCCGGATGATATGCGTGTGGATTTGGAATCTGGGCAGGTTTTGTCCGAAGGAGGTACTTTGGTGAAGGATCTTGAGTCAGTGATGACTCAATGGTCTGATGTGAAACAGTTGATAGTTGAGAGCTTGAAGTATGTGGTCTCATATGGTGGAGTAGTGGAAATTAACAGTGCTGGACTTCGTAAGGGCAAGGTTGACCCTTACCCTCATAGAGACATTGTTAATTTGTCGAAGGAAGTGACACCGTCGATCAGGTATGTCACAAGCGATGATGCCCATGGAGTCTCTCAGATTGCAGTGTGTTATGATGAAATGTTGAATTACATAGAGAACGTCGtccaattgaaacagatttCCTACTTGGAGGAGCAGGATGACGGTAACATCCAGATCAAAGATATCTTTGTGGAAGAAGTCAAAAGATCAGAATTTTGGAGTATCAAATGA
- a CDS encoding FAD-dependent oxidoreductase (conserved hypothetical protein), with product MAKVVVVGAGISGLSVAHSLLELYGRDKIEELVIIARDIPGTFTSYDYTSPWAGANWDSFAAPDDHAQIKRDTVTYEWFTELARSKPETGVKEYTLKLVTRKETIPWFVRDNFVRDLKQMSEEELKYRNLDPQDYHGFEFTTFTVTPSTYKFWMVNEIKKMGGKLRQLAKIDAIENIPEIVGFVPDLVINATGVHAGQFLRHYEPSEVEKVYPVKGQIVQIYEDLPFQIVVEPLPKDDNPASDQFLNMFPRGDGGCIIGGIMRKNDWSNTVDDELTKKIVEVCKRHTPELKNPTIYNSYVALRPGRKDGVRVEYSEFDLPKNQGKLKVIHNYGIGGAGYQASRGLALEASALAAANVLGLPKFISRKACPYKL from the coding sequence ATGGCTAAAGTTGTGGTTGTCGGTGCAGGTATCTCTGGTTTGAGTGTCGCACACTCTTTATTGGAATTATATGGTCGTGATaagattgaagaattagTTATCATCGCTCGTGATATCCCAGGTACTTTTACATCGTACGATTACACTTCACCTTGGGCAGGTGCCAATTGGGATTCTTTCGCAGCACCAGATGATCATGCTCAGATTAAAAGAGATACGGTGACTTATGAGTGGTTCACTGAATTGGCTAGATCCAAACCGGAGACTGGGGTGAAAGAGTACACATTGAAGCTGGTGACAAGAAAGGAGACCATACCATGGTTTGTTAGAGATAATTTTGTCAGAGATTTGAAGCAAATgtctgaagaagaattaaagTACAGAAATTTGGATCCGCAAGACTACCATGGATTCGAATTCACTACTTTCACTGTTACTCCATCTACTTATAAGTTCTGGATGGTCAATGAGATTAAGAAAATGGGTGGTAAACTCAGACAACTGGCAAAGATTGATGCCATTGAGAATATTCCTGAAATCGTTGGATTTGTGCCAGATTTGGTAATCAATGCTACGGGTGTTCATGCAGGTCAATTCTTGAGGCATTATGAACCCTCAGAGGTTGAAAAGGTGTACCCAGTGAAGGGTCAAATCGTTCAGATTTATGAGGATTTACCTTTCCAAATTGTTGTGGAACCGTTGCCAAAGGATGATAATCCTGCAAGCGAtcaattcttgaacatGTTCCCTCGTGGTGACGGTGGTTGTATTATCGGTGGTATTATGAGGAAAAACGATTGGTCAAATACCGTTGACGATGaattgacaaagaaaatcGTTGAAGTTTGTAAACGCCATACACCAGAGTTGAAAAATCCAACCATCTATAACTCTTATGTGGCATTGAGACcaggaagaaaagatggTGTCAGAGTTGAATACTCTGAGTTCGATTTACCAAAAAATCAAGGGAAACTCAAGGTGATCCATAACTACGGGATTGGGGGAGCTGGTTACCAAGCATCCCGTGGTCTTGCCTTGGAGGCTTCCGCTTTAGCTGCTGCTAATGTGTTAGGTCTACCTAAGTTTATCTCAAGAAAAGCTTGTCCATACAAATTATGA
- the LDB16 gene encoding Ldb16p (some similarities with uniprot|P25587 Saccharomyces cerevisiae YCL005W) produces MGLLALAETSLGFITRILATLYLYTLQLMMSTVYMSVRTVHKVVIHPVKRIIHYVVVIPSEIIFRNLAALVLLPINIPLYILFGSSVKSLYHSFDANATTFGVIMLSQYVLSMLILGFTLGIMTGVFLSSFHKFVPIPNIYWEPSIGGFIESIKGLLFSRPTESPREHPYRVPIPRLSTKRQSNMPDSSLYTDANVDAAASAAVSSILETASDLDLDLMPHHQPDIGNMTPLSLPDTNEDSDQELGSDEDLSEMSRFWGNEQGYGVDTIRTEMTDDINHLIYRNRIKKDAENVVDIRNL; encoded by the coding sequence ATGGGCCTGCTAGCACTGGCTGAAACATCCTTAGGGTTTATTACGAGAATACTGGCGACCTTATATCTTTATACATTACAGTTAATGATGTCTACCGTGTATATGAGTGTACGCACTGTACACAAGGTAGTTATTCATCCTGTCAAGAGGATTATACATTATGTGGTAGTGATTCCATCAGAAATAATATTTAGGAATCTGGCTGCACTAGTACTGCTTCCTATTAATATCCCATTGTACATTCTCTTTGGATCATCTGTGAAAAGTTTATATCATTCCTTCGATGCGAATGCGACAACTTTCGGTGTGATTATGCTATCTCAATATGTCTTGAGTATGCTAATACTGGGTTTCACATTGGGGATAATGACAGGGGTGTTCCTCTCAAGTTTCCACAAATTCGTTCCTATTCCTAATATTTATTGGGAACCCTCAATTGGTGGTTTCATTGAATCAATTAAGGGCCTGCTCTTCTCTAGGCCCACAGAAAGTCCGCGGGAACACCCATATAGGGTACCTATACCTCGATTGTCAACAAAAAGACAATCGAATATGCCAGATTCCTCATTATACACGGATGCCAACGTTGATGCTGCGGCATCTGCAGCTGTTTCCAGCATATTAGAAACAGCTTCGGATCTTGACTTGGATCTAATGCCTCACCATCAACCTGATATTGGAAATATGACTCCTTTGAGTCTTCCGGATACAAATGAAGATAGTGACCAAGAGTTGGGTTCTGATGAGGATTTGTCTGAAATGTCAAGATTCTGGGGCAATGAACAGGGATATGGAGTAGATACGATAAGGACAGAAATGACAGATGACATAAATCATTTGATTTATAGAAAcagaatcaaaaaagatGCCGAAAATGTGGTCGATATACGAAATCTCTAA
- the PGS1 gene encoding CDP-diacylglycerol--glycerol-3-phosphate 3-phosphatidyltransferase (uniprot|Q874C6 Kluyveromyces lactis PGS1 CDP-diacylglycerol-glycerol-3-phosphate 3-phosphatidyltransferase), giving the protein MFHRLRSGIERLTCLPVWSNTYKRPVNTRPIVESVKSVSMATVTEESDQQVRKLKLTGQDGNGFLDMVKEKLSFLNTKVYLRQGEVEILDHPVQFYSTLKNKISAAQNRVFMASLYLGKTENDLINCISDSLKKNKDLKVYFMVDGLRGTRETPNKCSASLLAELEKEFGERVEIRLYRTPEFVGWKTLIPKRFNEGLGLQHMKIYGVDEEVILSGANLSNDYFTNRQDRYYVFKNKFLSDYYFKVHQLVSKISYRVRHANNEQKYHLEWPESNVAVEPLKDKHKFIEKCSSIFTDFLRGPSSMGNAHLIKDFSQYPTIVYPVSQFTPLFQPHHDVSTEKPGVLSILSCLSNPMSRWTFTAGYFNMLPEIKQRLLDSPSIQGQVITASPYANGFFQSPGVSGHLPDAYLYLSQGFLKDVHRHGKENHIKLREWKHGIVNQANGWSYHAKGLWLSEPGNDKRPCLTIVGSSNYTRRAYSLDIETNAIVLTKDEQLKTAMQNEIDNLLKNTKEVTLGSFEEDPDRHISTGVKLATKILGNRL; this is encoded by the coding sequence ATGTTTCACAGGTTGCGAAGtggtattgaaagattaaCTTGCTTACCAGTTTGGTCTAATACTTATAAAAGGCCAGTGAATACTCGACCAATAGTTGAGTCAGTGAAAAGCGTAAGTATGGCCACGGTTACTGAAGAATCTGATCAGCAAGTTAGGAAGCTTAAATTAACCGGACAAGATGGAAATGGCTTCTTGGACATGGTAAAAGAGAAACTTTCGTTTCTCAATACAAAAGTGTACTTGAGACAAGGAGAAGTGGAAATACTTGATCATCCCGTTCAGTTTTATTCAACTTTAAAGAATAAAATCTCTGCTGCTCAAAACAGAGTGTTTATGGCATCTTTGTACTTGGGTAAAACTGAAAATGATCTTATCAACTGTATTTCAGATTCGctaaagaagaataaagatttgaaggtATACTTTATGGTAGATGGATTAAGAGGTACCAGAGAGACTCCGAACAAATGCTCAGCTTCCTTGTTGGCTGaattagagaaagaattcgGAGAGAGAGTAGAAATTAGGCTGTATAGAACACCAGAATTCGTTGGCTGGAAGACTTTGATCCCAAAGCGTTTCAACGAGGGCTTGGGTTTGCAACATATGAAAATATACGGTGTGGACGAAGAAGTGATATTAAGTGGGGCAAACCTATCCAATGATTATTTCACTAATAGACAAGATAGGTATtatgttttcaaaaataaattCCTTTCGGACTATTATTTCAAGGTTCATCAATTAGTGAGTAAAATCAGTTACAGGGTTCGTCATGCTAATAACGAACAGAAATATCACCTTGAATGGCCAGAATCAAATGTAGCGGTTGAacctttgaaagataaacataaatttattgaaaaatgttCGTCTATTTTCACTGATTTTTTAAGAGGACCATCATCTATGGGTAACGCACATCTGATCAAAGATTTTTCTCAATATCCTACCATTGTCTATCCAGTTTCACAATTTACTCCACTATTCCAACCACATCATGATGTGTCAACAGAAAAACCGGGTGTCCTTTCCATCCTTTCTTGTCTTTCAAACCCCATGAGTAGATGGACGTTTACCGCTggatatttcaatatgCTCCCTGAAATAAAACAGCGTTTATTAGATTCTCCTTCGATTCAAGGACAAGTAATAACAGCTTCTCCATATGCCAATGGATTCTTCCAATCTCCAGGTGTCTCAGGTCATCTACCGGATGCATACCTATACCTTTCCCAAGGattcttgaaagatgttCATCGTCAcggaaaagaaaaccaCATCAAGTTAAGAGAATGGAAACATGGTATTGTAAATCAAGCAAACGGATGGTCATACCATGCAAAAGGTTTGTGGTTATCAGAGCCAGGTAATGATAAAAGGCCATGTTTGACTATTGTAGGATCTTCCAATTATACTAGAAGAGCATATTCTCTGgatattgaaacaaacGCCATAGTTTTAACTAAAGATGAGCAATTAAAAACTGCAATGCAGAACGAAATAGATAACCTCTTGAAGAATACCAAAGAAGTGACATTAGGTTCCTTCGAAGAAGATCCCGATAGACATATAAGTACCGGGGTTAAACTAGCAACGAAGATTCTGGGAAACAGACTATGA
- a CDS encoding uncharacterized protein (similar to uniprot|P25565 Saccharomyces cerevisiae YCL002C), with translation MFQRGCKFGVLYQKRYDRLHKSIYGLSYDMYALDIISRLMMIYISLQYMFSPLIRKQLANRFPLFYPLDGQKVVVNFFLLMAETGMIYFNLKVMKQLINYRKTKHIHQGFSVYLFWTLALCMVFHVFTLACSTVYLPESDMGKFGIFYVEHVNYIWVNVQFFQCVKFVPQISLNWMGNCTKGLSSKFVIMSLVSSVAGVLSLYVNSTDATNFFLVPWNSYPLFVFICQTMSVLLILYQAQYLYIKNSPYLPKRT, from the exons ATGTTTCAGCGTGGTTGCAAGT TTGGTGTACTATATCAGAAACGGTATGATAGACTTCATAAATCGATTTATGGATTGTCCTATGATATGTATGCATTAGACATAATATCTCgattgatgatgatttacATAAGTCTGCAGTATATGTTCTCACCATTAATAAGGAAGCAATTGGCCAACAGATTTCCATTGTTTTATCCGCTGGACGGACAGAAAGTGGTTGtaaatttctttctcttgatgGCCGAAACTGGGATGATCTATTTCAATCTTAAAGTGATGAAGCAACTTATCAATTACAGGAAAACTAAGCACATACATCAAGGGTTTTCCGTATATCTATTTTGGACATTGGCTTTATGCATGGTATTCCATGTGTTTACCCTGGCGTGCTCGACAGTGTATTTGCCCGAATCAGACATGGGTAAGTTCGGTATATTTTATGTTGAGCACGTAAACTATATTTGGGTTAatgttcaattttttcaatgtgTCAAATTTGTACCGCAAATTTCATTGAACTGGATGGGAAATTGTACTAAGGGTTTATCATCTAAGTTTGTTATAATGAGTCTGGTTTCCTCTGTAGCGGGTGTACTGAGCCTTTACGTGAATAGTACTGATGCGaccaatttttttttggtacCTTGGAACTCTTATCCGCtatttgttttcatatGTCAAACGATGTCCGTTTTGCTTATATTATACCAAGCACAGTACCTCTATATAAAAAATAGTCCATATTTACCAAAGAGGACATAG
- the RER1 gene encoding protein retrieval receptor (highly similar to uniprot|Q75ET0 Ashbya gossypii AAL002W AAL002Wp and similar to YCL001W uniprot|P25560 Saccharomyces cerevisiae YCL001W RER1 Protein involved in retention of membrane proteins including Sec12p in the ER localized to Golgi functions as a retrieval receptor in returning membrane proteins to the ER) → MDLNTEEASADKLTSEIRRIGTLYQYYLDQLTPHVKYRWAALGGLVFLFIVRIVISQGWYVVCYALGIYLLNQFLAFLTPKFDVSLQQNEQNEEMEAGEMTDEFRPFIRRLPEFKFWHNSIRAAVLCFFMTFFSVFDIPVFWPILLMYFIVLFALTMRRQINHMIKYKYVPLDIGKKKYASK, encoded by the coding sequence ATGGATTTGAATACTGAAGAAGCATCTGCGGACAAACTCACTTCAGAGATTAGGAGGATTGGAACGCTATATCAGTATTATCTAGACCAGCTTACGCCTCATGTAAAATACAGGTGGGCTGCGCTTGGAGGTTTGGTGTTTTTATTTATAGTACGCATAGTTATCAGTCAGGGCTGGTACGTTGTGTGTTATGCTCTCGGAATCTATCTATTGAACCAATTCTTGGCCTTTTTAACACCAAAATTCGATGTTTCTTTACAGcaaaatgaacaaaatGAAGAGATGGAAGCAGGTGAAATGACCGACGAATTCCGTCCGTTTATTAGAAGATTACCAGAATTCAAATTCTGGCACAATTCCATCAGAGCAGCTGTCTTGTGTTTCTTCATGACTTTCTTCTCTGTATTTGACATTCCTGTGTTCTGGCCTATTTTACTGATGTACTTCATCGTGCTTTTCGCGTTGACCATGAGAAGACAGATAAATCATATGATTAAGTATAAATACGTGCCTCTCGATATTGGCAAGAAGAAGTACGCTTCTAAATGA
- a CDS encoding uncharacterized protein (highly similar to uniprot|Q75ES9 Ashbya gossypii AAL001W AAL001Wp and similar to YNL001W uniprot|P33309 Saccharomyces cerevisiae YNL001W DOM34 Probable RNA-binding protein functions in protein translation to promote G1 progression and differentiation required for meiotic cell division), producing MRLINKVTGSHSGERAILTLQPQDKEDLFTLYNIINTDDEIIFKKKVTSKTEEGGKKKATQLEKLRIKVVSSEFEPQHEFLRYKGVTTEDDYSNANQDLPVGKFFSFTIDFSYPFTLIKDDYNSYVDNLVKQACNIEGRSDMAAVVLQEGISHICLINSFSTVLKHKIEYSIPKKKRGTDIMKFDDKVEKFYRATYASMVRHFDFDTLKCIIICSPGFYAKTLYDKVMQYAQEDQNKKILANTGKFLVAHCSTGYLQGIDEVLKDPAYKHKLEDAKNSKEALVMDDFLDHLNKDDFKAWYGEHEITKAAELAAIDTLLISDSWMRSDDVNVRKKSLNLINEVEQTGGKAYIFSSLHNIGEELDRLTGLACILKYPVPDLDEDIDEEEE from the coding sequence ATGAGGTTAATCAATAAAGTGACCGGTTCACACAGTGGGGAAAGAGCCATTTTGACTCTTCAACCTCAggataaagaagatttatTCACACTGTACAACATTATCAATACTGATGATGAGATCATCTTTAAGAAGAAAGTCACATCCAAGACAGAGGAAGGGGGTAAGAAGAAAGCGACACagcttgaaaaattgagaATCAAAGTCGTCTCTTCAGAGTTTGAGCCTCAACATGAATTTCTAAGGTATAAAGGTGTCACTACGGAAGATGATTATTCGAATGCTAACCAGGATTTGCCAGTGGGTAAATTCTTCAGTTTCACCATCGATTTCTCTTACCCATTCACATTGATCAAAGATGATTACAATTCATACGTGGATAATCTCGTAAAACAAGCTTGTAATATTGAGGGTCGTTCTGATATGGCAGCTGTTGTCTTACAAGAAGGTATTTCCCACATTTGCTTGATCAATTCATTCTCTACGGTATTAAAGCATAAGATCGAATATAGcattccaaagaagaagagaggTACAGATATAATGAAGTTTGATGACAAGGTAGAGAAATTTTACAGAGCCACTTATGCGTCCATGGTTAGACATTTCGATTTTGACACACTGAAATGCATCATAATTTGTTCACCAGGGTTTTACGCAAAGACTTTATATGACAAGGTAATGCAATATGCACAAGAAGAtcagaataaaaaaatCCTTGCAAATACTGGCAAGTTTTTGGTCGCACATTGCTCTACAGGATACTTACAAGGTATAGATGAGGTATTAAAGGATCCGGCTTATAAACATAAGCTTGAAGATGCAAAAAATTCAAAGGAAGCCTTGGTAATGGACGATTTTTTGGATCATTTAAACaaagatgatttcaaaGCTTGGTATGGTGAACATGAGATCACAAAAGCGGCTGAGCTTGCTGCTATTGATACTTTGTTAATTTCAGATTCATGGATGCGGTCAGATGATGTTAATGTTAGGAAAAAATCATTAAATCTTATCAATGAAGTGGAACAAACCGGTGGTAAAGCTTATATCTTCAGTTCACTACACAATATTGGCGAAGAGTTAGATCGTCTAACCGGGCTCGCTtgtattttgaaatatccGGTTCCAGATTTGGACgaagatattgatgaggaagaagaatga
- a CDS encoding uncharacterized protein (no similarity), producing MTKLVACAERKRDRLKRALHESNEKLASKLHQLKLRLSREDKNNFAKVLTTRYSTHTINDDQFNTKPGDFEQSSVLFRDKKPKKRMLHWFLDFKTRTNNGVLSNDKATVNGNLKAQVYDAVMYDGTLVIENQSNPIPQFVEPIPWDISMKRETITNCDPASIVESSSIYSQRDVYLTEKSLLSVGRLSACIGKPHTFSGFLTTADRSISDVLQTNDEHILPTNITITEEEWLANIRCSNSDPLITSSFISELKENTHMLKTVNCNSHRPVLKDIIHDSETYSKYSTNSNDYQISMTNIQLEKDNNNRLLDY from the coding sequence ATGACAAAATTAGTCGCTTGTGCcgaaagaaaaagagataGACTTAAGAGAGCGTTACATGAGTCTAACGAAAAGTTAGCTTCTAAATTACACCAATTGAAGCTCCGACTCAGCAGGGAGGACAAAAATAATTTCGCCAAAGTATTAACTACACGATACTCAACGCATACAATTAACGATGATCAATTCAATACAAAACCTGGCGATTTTGAGCAATCTTCCGTTTTATTTCGTGACAAAAAACCTAAGAAACGTATGCTCCATTGGTTTCTTGACTTCAAAACGAGAACAAATAATGGGGTGCTCTCGAATGACAAGGCGACCGTAAATGGTAATCTGAAGGCTCAAGTATATGATGCAGTGATGTATGATGGTACATTAGTTATTGAAAATCAATCCAATCCCATACCCCAATTCGTTGAGCCAATTCCGTGGGACATATCCATGAAGAGAGAGACAATTACGAATTGTGACCCCGCTTCCATAGTtgaatcatcttcaataTACTCTCAACGAGATGTTTATTTGACTGAAAAATCACTTCTTTCTGTCGGAAGACTTTCAGCATGTATCGGCAAGCCCCATACGTTTTCTGGTTTTCTTACAACAGCTGATCGTTCGATTAGTGATGTTCTACAAACGAATGACGAACACATTTTGCCGACTAACATCACGATTACGGAAGAAGAATGGTTAGCCAACATAAGATGCTCGAACTCTGACCCACTTATTACATCATCATTTATTAGtgagttgaaagagaaCACTCACATGCTGAAAACGGTAAACTGTAATTCACATCGTCCGGTACTTAAAGATATTATTCATGACAGTGAAACATATTCGAAATATTCAACTAATAGTAACGATTATCAAATAAGCATGACCAATATTCAACTTGAAAAGGATAACAATAACAGGTTGCTAGATTACTGA
- the EFM5 gene encoding protein-lysine N-methyltransferase (highly similar to uniprot|P53200 Saccharomyces cerevisiae YGR001C Protein with similarity to methyltransferase family members; required for replication of Brome mosaic virus in S. cerevisiae, which is a model system for studying replication of positive-strand RNA viruses in their natural hosts), with protein sequence MSDSESDGELQLSSHTLAALQAFRNEEQQREEEFQKMMNQADEEYERKKRQQGMDLFKEDWQLSQFWYSDNTADTLAEALLEGADEDTVIAVVSAPSVYAAILKKPDSEIPTKHIYLFEFDKRFSLLAGEDKFFFYDFANPLDFDDKLKGKVDRLLIDPPFLNEHCQTNSSITAKALLAPKTDEKTSKGVPKHRLMSCTGERMSEVIAKVYPDTKITTFYPEHANGLSNEFRCYANFEWDQWKFSE encoded by the coding sequence ATGTCTGACTCCGAATCCGATGGGGAGTTACAGCTATCGTCGCATACTCTTGCTGCTTTGCAGGCCTTTAGAAATGAGGAGCAACAAAGGGAAGAAGAGTtccagaagatgatgaatcaGGCCGATGAAGAgtatgaaagaaagaaaagacaGCAAGGTATGGaccttttcaaagaagattggCAATTATCCCAATTCTGGTACAGCGATAATACGGCTGATACTTTGGCAGAGGCGCTCTTGGAAGGTGCTGATGAAGACACAGTTATTGCTGTTGTTAGTGCACCATCTGTTTATGCAGCTATCTTGAAGAAACCGGATTCCGAAATTCCAACTAAACACATTTATTTGTTTGAGTTCGATAAAAGATTCTCACTCTTGGCTGGTGAAGacaagttcttcttctatgACTTCGCTAATCCTCTagattttgatgataagTTGAAAGGGAAAGTAGATAGACTTTTGATCGATCCTCCTTTCTTGAACGAACATTGTCAAACAAATTCTTCTATCACTGCCAAAGCACTACTGGCTCCAAAAACTGATGAAAAAACTTCCAAGGGGGTCCCAAAACACAGACTAATGTCATGCACCGGTGAAAGAATGTCAGAAGTTATTGCCAAAGTTTACCCAGATACTAAAATTACTACTTTCTATCCAGAGCATGCTAATGGATTAAGCAACGAATTTAGATGCTACGCTAATTTTGAGTGGGATCAATGGAAGTTCTCTGAGTAA